A window of the Lactuca sativa cultivar Salinas chromosome 7, Lsat_Salinas_v11, whole genome shotgun sequence genome harbors these coding sequences:
- the LOC111895120 gene encoding uncharacterized protein LOC111895120 gives MQGGCIADIGSYGTGFDSASGSVRMKKFRTKGSELADRKGEKKKAMPRAPSIRCSSIDEALSLSSRARCNKG, from the coding sequence ATGCAAGGAGGATGTATAGCTGATATAGGTTCTTATGGAACAGGATTTGATTCTGCAAGCGGTTCAGTACGAATGAAGAAATTTCGAACAAAAGGGTCGGAACTCGCCGATAGGAAAGGAGAGAAAAAAAAAGCAATGCCAAGAGCTCCGTCAATTCGCTGTTCATCGATAGACGAAGCTCTCTCTTTATCATCTCGCGCCAGATGCAACAAAGGATGA
- the LOC122195056 gene encoding NADH dehydrogenase [ubiquinone] iron-sulfur protein 2 has translation MAQEHAHSSSVERLLNCEVPLQAQYIRVLFREITRILNHSLALTTHAMDVGASTPFLWAFEEREKLLEFYERVSGARMHASFIQPGGVAQDLPLGLCRDIDSSTQQFASRINELEEMSTGNRIWKQRLVDIGTVTAQQAKDWGFSGVMLRGRAT, from the coding sequence ATGGCCCAAGAACACGCTCATTCTTCATCCGTAGAGAGGCTTTTGAATTGCGAGGTACCATTACAAGCTCAATATATACGAGTGTTATTCCGTGAAATAACTCGAATTTTAAATCATTCACTTGCTTTAACTACTCATGCTATGGATGTAGGAGCATCAACTCCGTTCCTGTGGGCTTTTGAGGAGCGGGAAAAATTGTTGGAATTCTATGAAAGAGTCTCGGGCGCCAGGATGCATGCCAGTTTCATACAACCAGGTGGAGTGGCACAAGATCTGCCTCTTGGCTTATGTCGAGATATTGATTCCTCCACACAACAATTTGCTTCTCGTATCAACGAATTAGAAGAGATGTCAACCGGCAACCGTATCTGGAAACAACGATTAGTGGATATTGGTACTGTCACTGCACAGCAAGCAAAGGATTGGGGATTCAGTGGTGTAATGTTAAGAGGTCGTGCGACATGA
- the LOC128127303 gene encoding LOW QUALITY PROTEIN: uncharacterized protein LOC128127303 (The sequence of the model RefSeq protein was modified relative to this genomic sequence to represent the inferred CDS: deleted 2 bases in 1 codon; substituted 1 base at 1 genomic stop codon), with translation MSRSPTWRVRGGNPKEEKKEGWVLVGQGHPTSNRRGLSFGSSLLTEMNGLEGGWILLFRAGREVKAIREDCPPGPPSLLPTLHTYSSQSRGGRVGSRYHEPSIPHIYPEASVVHRFHRMLLSIGKDRVSVQLCFRXFEIEVRPSSRSFPVHSLYISDTQGRTRWEGRSPSLCPADHSAGISHSRPRLTAARGCSCRYVSLSGSLAPLVISFYDMLLSSPYSICHLVISASLWVSTSERNGGHHSVTPRSPSERSE, from the exons ATGAGTAGGTCTCCTACGTGGCGCGTTCGTGGAGGCAACCCGAAGGAAGAGAAAAAAGAAGGTTGGGTGCTTGTGGGGCAAGGCCACCCGACCTCAAATAGGAGGGGGCTTAGCTTTGGATCCTCCCTGCTTACAGAAATGAATGGATTAGAAGGGGGCTGGATTCTTTTATTCCGGGCCGGGCGGGAGGTGAAGGCCATAAGAGAAGATTGCCCTCCCG GACCTCCTTCCCTTCTGCCCACTCTCCATACATATAGTTCTCAAAGCAGAGGAGGAAGGGTGGGCAGCAGGTACCACGAGCCCTCTATCCCACACATCTATCCAGAAGCAAGTGTAGTTCACCGGTTCCACCGAATGCTCCTATCTATTGGCAAAGATCGTGTGAGTGTGCAGTTATGCTTCAGATGATTCGAAATAGAA GTTCGACCCAGTTCCCGTTCTTTTCCGGTGCACTCGCTTTATATCTCCGACACACAAGGAAGGACGCGGTGGGAAGGAAGGAGCCCTAGCCTCTGTCCGGCCGATCATTCCGCTGGCATCTCGCATTCACGCCCCCGTTTGACTGCCGCTCGGGGATGTAGTTGTAGATATGTTAGTCTTAGTGGGTCGTTGGCTCCACTTGTTATCTCCTTCTACGACATGCTGTTGTCGTCTCCATATTCCATATGTCACTTAGTCATCTCTGCCTCGCTGTGGGTCAGCACCTCCGAAAGAAACGGAGGACATCATTCAGTGACCCCGCGATCGCCCTCTGAACGATCAGAATAA